In the genome of Thermoproteus tenax Kra 1, the window AACTGAGGGATGAGCTGGCAACTGTGGCGGCTGAATACGGCATAGAGGGCTTCAGAATAGACCTAGAGCATATAGGCTTTAGAGGCGCCGTGCTCGCCGCGCGCGGCATACTGAGAGACCCAAGGAGGGAGGAGGAGGCTCGGTTCGCGCTCCTAGACAAGGCATATTCCGTTCTCACGGCCGGAGGTCTGAAATAGAGCTGGGAGCTCCGCGCCCGGTCGGCGTGTTAATCTAAGAGGACAGATCCTTTAGGGAATCTATGGGGCCTATGGCCATGAAATAGTCGCCTTCTTGGATCTCCGAGTCCGGCGATGTCGTGAATTCGTCGCCCCTCAAAATGGCGGCTTTAACTCCGTATGACTCATCGACGTCTCTTATAGTGTGGCCTAAAACCTTGGAGTCCGACGTCACCAACATCTCAAGGAATCCTATGTTCCCTCTTATGGGGGTAATCCTCGTGAACTTCAGGTCTAACACTCTATATAGCCTTCCCAACAGACACTGGGATGCGCTGACCGCGATTATGCCGAACTTGTCGGCCTCCTCCTCGAAACGATTATTGCGCAATACGGCCACCACGCGCGGAATCCCTCTGGATCTGCAAAACTTAGCTAAAGATATATTTAGAGAATCATTGAATGAAATAAAAAGAGCAATCTCTATATCTTCTAATCCAATTTTATTTAATAGCTCTTCATAATTCTCGCTTTTTATAGTATGTATATAAACTGGATATTTTGTGAACTCCCTTCCTCTATCTTCATTCGAGACCAAGTGGATTATGTATCCATTTTCGGCCAACGCCTCAATGACTATTCTCGTCAGATCGTCGCCACTGTCGAGCACGAGAGCCCTCTTGGCCACGAGATACCAGGTGAGTATTAATATATCATTGGGCGTTGCTACTGCCTAAATAGTTGAAACATTAGTACTACTATTATTACCTCTAAATATATTATAAATAATTTTATATTTTTTCTATTGTTTAAAAATATTGATATAAATTTATAATATATTAATGACCCTATTAAAACAGAGATAATACCCTCGAACGCGCCGTAGGCCAACGGTAGCGCCGAAGATATCGAGAGACCCGTGAAAAATTTTGCTAAGTTAGATGCCGATCTGCTCGTTATCCTTGACCTTGTTGCAAATAATATTATTTTCTCATTTATTATAGATAATAAACTAATTACTATATAAATAATTATTACTAATAAGAAATTGAATAAAATTATACTTTGATACTCCTTTGAGTAATTTGCTATAACCGGCACCATCTCGGTCGCGCCCAAAAGAGAGAATAACAATGGGAACTCCCAAGGGGCGTGGGGGGCCATGTGGTCTCCCGCCAACAGAGCTATGTCGCCGGAGGTGTGAGTTATCCGCGAAGTGAGCGGCTGATAGCGCCGCCCATATCTCTCCTTTACAAACTTAATATAGAGGTCATAAGATCTGGGGCCAACCGATCTATAAACATACACATCAGCTTGTATCTCCAATATTCTTATAATTACTATCAATAAATATAAAGTACTTATTATTAGACTCGATGAAAATATGTATATATATTGTGGAGTTTGAGGGCCCATTAATATATACATAGAGGAGAGGGCGGAGACTTCCCCGAACAGCATAGAGCCTATCGTCCAGACTTTGGCAGGATGTCTAAACCGCGCGTGCGCCTCCTCATGCAGGGCGATAAACCTCTCGACTTCGGCGTCGTCGGCGATGACCACAGAGATGGATCTGTAAAGGCCGCCTACAGTGAAGCCGCGGGGCTTGTCGTGAGGCGAGCGTACTCTTACTATCTTGAACTCCCTCTCGAGACCGATAAGGCGGCCGACGGTCTCCTCCACTAGATATACTGCAAAGAGGAATAGAGAGGCTCCTGACGATAACAAAAGCAGGTAAAGCTCAAGAGACGCGTACGGGCCTCCTAGCATGGGTGAGATCAACCTACCCAACGTCTCAAGTAGGTAGAGTATGAGCAGACCTGAAGGCACTAACGCAGACGATAGAACGAGCGATAGTCTGACGATGCTGATTTGCACGTGAACATTAGAATTATACTTTTGAGTTTAGAGGCTCTCTGTCAGTCTTTGTTCCGTGTCGCCGGCTATCCTTGAGGGGCTCGGGCGTGCCTATAGATACGCCTTCGGGCAACCGCAGAAGCGCGGAGGACTTGTCGCGCGAACGGTCACCGCGGGCTACGACGATCGGCCGAACCCCCAGAGCTTGTTGGCCCATAGTGAGAGGGGGCCACGAGTTTAAAAGCGAGATCCCTTGCCGCAATCTGCGCAGTCGGATGACCTCTCTCCTCGCCCCTGCCGTCCAGGAGTTGGGTTCTACAAATGTGTCACAATGGGTTAGGAGAGTGCGATTGTCGGGAGTCAACTTTCTATCATTTCGGATATCTGATGATAGGGGCGCCGAAAGTTGGATGAGGCGTTTTATGTTGATATAAATCGTTTATCCC includes:
- a CDS encoding TrkA C-terminal domain-containing protein, which produces MAKRALVLDSGDDLTRIVIEALAENGYIIHLVSNEDRGREFTKYPVYIHTIKSENYEELLNKIGLEDIEIALFISFNDSLNISLAKFCRSRGIPRVVAVLRNNRFEEEADKFGIIAVSASQCLLGRLYRVLDLKFTRITPIRGNIGFLEMLVTSDSKVLGHTIRDVDESYGVKAAILRGDEFTTSPDSEIQEGDYFMAIGPIDSLKDLSS